One Chryseobacterium indoltheticum DNA segment encodes these proteins:
- the yihA gene encoding ribosome biogenesis GTP-binding protein YihA/YsxC, with product MVIKTAEFVKSSGKWQECPEGTIPEYAFIGRSNVGKSSLINGMLNRKDLAKTSGTPGKTQLINHFLINENWFLTDLPGYGYAKVSKVMRRDFEKLINNYILNRNNLVNLFVLVDSRHSPQNIDLEFIQWCGESGVPFSIVFTKADKLKPSILIKNVEDYKTELHKTWEDLPEIYVTSGEKKTGTEEILSFIQKTNEFLTNNSVTFNE from the coding sequence ATGGTTATAAAAACAGCAGAGTTTGTGAAAAGCAGCGGAAAATGGCAGGAATGCCCTGAAGGAACGATTCCTGAGTATGCTTTTATCGGACGATCAAACGTTGGGAAGTCTTCATTAATCAACGGAATGTTGAACAGGAAAGATTTGGCAAAAACTTCAGGAACTCCAGGAAAAACTCAGTTGATCAATCATTTCCTTATTAATGAAAACTGGTTTCTTACCGATTTACCAGGATACGGATATGCAAAAGTCTCAAAAGTAATGAGAAGAGATTTTGAAAAATTGATTAATAATTATATTTTAAACAGAAATAACCTCGTTAATCTTTTCGTCCTTGTTGATTCTCGTCACAGTCCGCAAAATATTGATTTGGAGTTTATCCAATGGTGTGGAGAAAGTGGCGTTCCTTTTTCAATTGTTTTCACGAAAGCTGATAAGCTTAAGCCAAGCATTTTGATTAAAAATGTGGAAGACTACAAAACTGAGCTTCACAAAACATGGGAAGATTTACCGGAAATCTACGTTACCTCTGGGGAAAAGAAAACCGGAACTGAAGAAATTTTAAGTTTTATTCAAAAAACGAATGAATTTTTGACTAATAACAGCGTAACATTCAATGAATAA
- the rsmH gene encoding 16S rRNA (cytosine(1402)-N(4))-methyltransferase RsmH: MYHNPVLLKQSVDDLVTNPDGIYVDCTFGGGGHSREIVSRLSEKGKLYGFDQDLDALKNNIDDPKFTLINQNFRFLENSLLMYGVSQVDGILADLGVSSHQFDAGERGFSTRSNAPLDMRMNVMQSLDAKKVINDYDEESLADIFYYYGELREARKLARDIVHHRKNKTIETTEDLKKLFSYLPPHKVNKFYAQLFQAIRIEVNQELEVLKEMLVQSYKMLKPGGRLVVISYHSLEDRLVKRFLKNGMFEGEPQRDIYGNYEKAFELVKSKAIIPDDKEIEENSRARSAKMRTGIKL; this comes from the coding sequence ATGTATCATAACCCCGTTTTATTGAAGCAAAGTGTGGATGATTTGGTGACGAATCCGGACGGTATTTATGTAGACTGCACATTTGGTGGCGGTGGACATTCACGCGAGATTGTAAGCCGACTTTCTGAAAAAGGAAAACTTTACGGTTTTGATCAGGATCTTGATGCGCTCAAAAATAATATAGATGACCCGAAATTTACATTAATCAATCAGAATTTCAGATTTCTTGAAAATTCTCTTTTGATGTATGGTGTTTCTCAGGTTGACGGTATTTTAGCGGATTTGGGAGTTTCGTCTCATCAATTTGATGCTGGCGAAAGAGGTTTTTCTACAAGAAGCAATGCGCCGCTTGATATGAGAATGAACGTTATGCAGAGTCTTGATGCCAAAAAAGTAATCAATGACTATGACGAAGAATCTTTAGCAGATATTTTTTATTACTATGGTGAATTGAGAGAAGCGAGAAAGTTGGCTCGTGACATCGTACATCATAGAAAAAATAAAACAATTGAAACCACGGAAGATCTGAAAAAACTATTCAGTTATCTTCCGCCTCATAAAGTGAATAAATTTTATGCGCAATTGTTTCAGGCAATAAGAATTGAGGTTAATCAAGAGCTTGAGGTTTTAAAAGAAATGCTGGTTCAGTCTTACAAAATGTTAAAACCTGGTGGAAGATTGGTAGTTATTTCTTATCATTCTCTGGAAGATCGTTTAGTAAAAAGATTTTTGAAAAACGGAATGTTTGAAGGTGAGCCGCAACGTGATATTTACGGAAATTACGAGAAAGCATTCGAATTGGTGAAGAGTAAAGCAATTATTCCTGATGATAAGGAAATTGAAGAAAACTCAAGAGCCCGAAGTGCTAAAATGAGAACAGGAATTAAATTATAA
- a CDS encoding FtsL-like putative cell division protein, with the protein MAKRTTNRPQKKLTFIDIIKGNFLNRDEIKVHYKFFLLLFVLMMAMIYSNHLVNKKIKIVNALKEETEEYKSRNAYAQSKLIKVKMESELGKEVAADSLMTLESHPHKLLIKLDSSDAKTK; encoded by the coding sequence GTGGCAAAAAGAACAACAAATCGTCCCCAGAAGAAGCTTACTTTTATAGATATTATAAAAGGAAATTTTCTGAATCGTGATGAAATAAAAGTTCATTACAAATTTTTCCTGTTGTTATTTGTCTTAATGATGGCGATGATTTACAGTAATCATTTAGTCAACAAAAAAATAAAAATTGTTAACGCTTTAAAAGAAGAAACAGAAGAATATAAATCTAGAAACGCTTACGCACAAAGCAAGCTGATCAAAGTAAAAATGGAATCTGAATTGGGCAAAGAAGTCGCCGCAGATTCGCTAATGACTTTAGAAAGTCACCCGCACAAATTGTTAATAAAATTAGACAGTAGTGATGCAAAAACAAAATGA
- the mraZ gene encoding division/cell wall cluster transcriptional repressor MraZ, whose translation MRNFIGTYECKIDDKGRLKVPSSLIKQMENFEDKTFVVKRSVFQPCLEVYPMKAWDKLMDKINKLNRFIKKNADFIRMFTAGVKTVELDSAGRLQISKDLTHFANLQKDIVVTSAGELFEIWDKEAYEKVIATNEDDFASLAEDVMGAFDEE comes from the coding sequence ATGAGAAATTTCATTGGAACATATGAGTGCAAAATAGACGACAAGGGTCGCCTGAAAGTGCCATCATCTCTTATAAAGCAGATGGAGAACTTTGAGGATAAAACCTTTGTGGTAAAGCGTTCTGTGTTTCAACCGTGTCTGGAAGTGTACCCTATGAAAGCATGGGATAAGCTGATGGATAAGATAAATAAGCTGAATAGATTCATCAAAAAAAATGCAGATTTTATCAGAATGTTTACCGCCGGAGTGAAAACTGTGGAGCTGGATAGTGCCGGAAGACTGCAGATTTCGAAAGATCTTACTCATTTTGCCAATCTTCAGAAAGATATTGTGGTGACGAGTGCAGGAGAACTTTTTGAAATTTGGGATAAAGAAGCATACGAAAAAGTAATTGCGACCAACGAAGATGATTTTGCAAGTCTTGCAGAAGATGTGATGGGAGCGTTTGACGAAGAATAA
- a CDS encoding alpha/beta fold hydrolase, giving the protein MRFSTKKEKKYTFIEAGEGHPLVLLHGLMGGLSNFDKMVNFFSEKGFKVYVPQLPIYDLPVLNTNLTTIAKYVIKFIETNIGKPVTIVGNSMGGHVGLILTLARPDLVQNLVLTGSSGLYERAFGDSFPRKNDRSYIRKKAEEVFYDPSVATEDLVDEVFSVVNDRMKGIKTVMLARSAIKHNMLNDLPKIQRPTCLIWGKQDNVTPPEVAIDMHKFIPNSDLFWIDKCGHAAMMEKPDEFNEILYDWVKDKI; this is encoded by the coding sequence ATGAGATTTAGTACAAAAAAAGAAAAGAAATATACGTTTATAGAAGCTGGGGAAGGTCATCCACTTGTGCTTTTGCATGGGCTAATGGGTGGATTGAGTAATTTTGACAAAATGGTGAATTTTTTTTCAGAAAAAGGATTTAAAGTTTACGTCCCTCAATTACCGATTTACGATTTACCGGTACTCAATACCAATCTCACCACGATTGCAAAATATGTAATCAAATTTATCGAAACCAATATTGGCAAGCCGGTTACTATTGTAGGTAATTCTATGGGGGGGCATGTAGGTTTAATTTTAACTTTAGCACGTCCCGATCTGGTGCAGAACCTTGTATTAACGGGAAGTTCAGGATTATACGAGAGAGCTTTTGGCGACAGTTTTCCCAGAAAAAACGACCGTTCTTATATAAGAAAGAAAGCAGAGGAGGTTTTTTATGATCCTTCGGTAGCTACTGAAGATTTGGTAGATGAAGTTTTCAGTGTGGTAAACGACCGAATGAAAGGAATCAAAACGGTGATGCTGGCAAGAAGCGCCATCAAACACAATATGTTGAATGACCTGCCTAAAATCCAGAGACCGACATGTCTGATCTGGGGAAAACAAGACAATGTAACACCGCCTGAAGTTGCGATTGACATGCACAAATTTATCCCAAATTCAGATTTATTCTGGATCGATAAGTGCGGACATGCGGCAATGATGGAAAAACCAGATGAGTTTAACGAAATTCTTTACGACTGGGTAAAAGACAAAATATAA
- a CDS encoding GNAT family N-acetyltransferase produces the protein MNNIVWKIKSFEELTTSELYEIIKARVDVFVVEQNCPYPDLDKYDQKALHLWAEQEDQTVLAYCRIFDKGIKYNETSIGRVLTSANGRGKNLGKQLIQYAVETIENRFKTSEVRISAQDYLLRFYSGFGFKETDKKYLEDNIPHTEMFRS, from the coding sequence ATGAATAATATCGTTTGGAAAATAAAAAGTTTCGAAGAACTGACGACTTCTGAACTTTACGAAATCATCAAAGCAAGAGTAGATGTTTTTGTGGTAGAACAAAACTGCCCTTATCCCGATTTGGATAAATACGATCAAAAAGCATTACATCTCTGGGCAGAGCAGGAAGATCAAACCGTGTTGGCATATTGCCGAATTTTCGATAAAGGAATAAAATATAACGAGACCTCAATAGGAAGAGTTTTAACCTCAGCAAATGGGAGAGGAAAAAATCTAGGCAAACAATTGATACAATATGCTGTTGAAACCATTGAAAACCGTTTCAAAACTTCTGAAGTAAGAATTTCTGCACAAGATTATCTTTTAAGATTTTATTCAGGTTTTGGCTTTAAAGAAACTGACAAGAAATATCTGGAAGACAACATTCCGCACACAGAGATGTTTAGATCTTAA